In Heptranchias perlo isolate sHepPer1 chromosome 16, sHepPer1.hap1, whole genome shotgun sequence, one genomic interval encodes:
- the uqcrfs1 gene encoding cytochrome b-c1 complex subunit Rieske, mitochondrial: MLSLTVRSGAFAPYLSATSYTVASQLKPLVPGVVSKADLMILDLKRPFLCRESLQGQAPRTGAAVTAGLNVASRVRYAHSDIKVPDFSDYRRQEVQDATKSSQDSSDSRKGFSYLLTGATAIMGAYAAKNVVTQFVSSMSASADVLALSKIEVKLGDIPEGKNVAFKWRGKPLFIRHRSSEEIESEQAVSLAELRDPQLDSDRVKNPQWMIVIGVCTHLGCVPIANAGDYGGYYCPCHGSHYDSSGRIRKGPAPFNLEVPPYEFVNEDLVIVG; the protein is encoded by the exons ATGCTGTCCCTGACCGTTCGCTCCGGGGCTTTCGCCCCGTATCTGTCCGCTACCAGTTACACGGTGGCGTCGCAACTCAAGCCCCTGGTGCCCGGAGTGGTTTCCAAGGCCGATCTAATGATCCTGGACCTCAAGAGGCCGTTCCTGTGCAGGGAGTCGCTGCAGGGACAAGCGCCCCGGACCGGCGCCGCTGTCACCGCCGGCCTCAACG tTGCATCTAGAGTTCGATATGCACACAGCGATATTAAAGTTCCGGATTTCTCTGACTATAGACGACAAGAAGTTCAAGATGCAACAAAATCCTCACAAGACAGCAGTGATTCCAGGAAAGGGTTCTCCTACTTACTAACTGGAGCCACAGCCATTATGGGAGCCTATGCTGCAAAGAACGTCGTCACCCAGTTTGTCTCAAGCATGAGTGCCTCTGCTGACGTGCTGGCATTGTCTAAGATTGAAGTCAAGCTTGGCGATATCCCAGAAGGCAAGAACGTAGCCTTCAAATGGAGAGGCAAGCCTCTTTTCATCCGCCACCGTTCATCCGAGGAAATTGAGAGCGAACAGGCAGTGAGCCTAGCTGAATTGCGAGACCCACAATTAGATTCTGACAGAGTGAAGAATCCACAGTGGATGATTGTCATTGGCGTCTGCACTCACCTTGGCTGTGTGCCAATAGCCAATGCTGGTGATTATGGTGGCTACTACTGCCCCTGCCATGGATCTCACTATGATTCATCAGGGAGAATCAGGAAAGGCCCAGCTCCATTTAATCTGGAAGTGCCTCCATACGAGTTCGTTAATGAGGATCTTGTAATTGTAGGTTAA